DNA sequence from the Dethiobacter alkaliphilus AHT 1 genome:
ATATTATTGATCCGAATTTCGATTTTCCTTTTTTATCAAATGTGGAACTGGATAAGGAAGGAGAGGTGTGGGACTTTTTAGAGAATCATCTCAGGAAGTCATTTGCCTCTGATAGTATTAGAGCGGGCAGATTCTCAGATGATGATTATGAAACTAAACTGTTGGTGGAAAGTATCAGTGATGACAGTTTTGTTTCCGTAAGTGCAGAGCTTGCCAAGGTTCTGTTTAACCTGGTAAAAAAGTTCAGTCTGCCTCCCAGTGATCTGATTTTTACGCTGGTAAAGATTAATCAGGAAGAGCATCTGGCAATATTGAAGTTTAACTATAAAGAAACATATATCCACTATATCGAGAATTCAGGGGACAGTACTCATAACAAACTGATTAAGCAAAAGACCACTTTGCCCAGTGAAACACAAAAGGTGGATGAGTGCATTTTTGTAAACCTGCACAATTTAGATATTAAGATCCTTGAAAAAAGCTATGAAATTGATGGTGAAAAAGAGTTTTATCTTTCCACGCGATTCTTAAAATGTGCAAATGACTTGTCCACCAAGGAAAAGGTCGCCATCTTAACTAAAAGCGTTCGCAAAGTTTGTAAAAAGTATAGTGATGATGATTTTGATAAAGTGGTGGAGTTTCAAACTGCAGTAAGTGAGAGTGCCGAAGAGTCTAATGCTGTACAGATCTCGCAGGTAGCTAATGCAGTTTTTAAAGAGCCTGGTTTACAAAAAGAATATCTTGAAGAGGTACAGAAGGCAGGGCTAAAAGAAGATGTGGTCCACATTTCAGAGGAAAGCAGTACGTTAAAAAGGTTAGGGCGTAATAAGATAAAGACTAATACCGGAATCGAAATCAACTTTCCCTCTCATTGTTACAGCGATAAAGACATGATTGATTTTATCAATAACCCCGACGGCACAATTTCTATATTGATTAAGAATGTGAGCATCGAAAACAAGAAATAACCCTTTGGCTCCAGCGGAGGGAGAGAAAAAGAGCGCTAACGGCCTGAATCCAATCAGGAAGTTAAAAACGGCCTAAATGATACAATCCCTTTGTTAGCAGGGGTTGTATTTTTTTGGCAGATAGCAGAGTGCTTGATGTTTAGAATATGTTTAGTTTTGTTTTAGTCAGTTAATCTACAATTAAACACAAGAATATACTAAAGATGATTCTGCAAATATGTGGAGGAGGGAAGTTATGTCCACACTTTATCGGTTAACAAAAGATGATATCCCCAGAGCAGTGGAATGCCTAAAAGATGCTTTCAAAGATGACCCGCTTTGGGCAGAGGTTTTTAGGGATGACCCAAACAGAGAGAGGTCGTTAACAAACTTTTTTACAATTCCCTTGCTGTATGGAATGAAGTACGGTAAGGCATGTGCAACCTCTCAGGAGATTGAAGGGGTAGCAGTGTGGTTTCCGGGAAAGTATGCAAATTTGTCAATGTGGCGCCTGTTACTCAGTGGGGCTCTACCATACGGGGCAAAAATGGGGAAGGAAACTTTAAGGAATCTTGCCATCGTAAGCAACCAGCTGGGGCCTGATCGCAAAAAGCTGATGAAAAATAAGTCCTACCAGTATCTGATGATTATCGGTGTCAGGGGCAACACACAGGGTAGGGGCCTTGGCAGTAAGCTTATGGAGGAAATAAAAGGGGACTGCGATAAGAAGGAGCTTCATCTGTATCTGGAAACGGAAAAGGAAGAAAACATAGCCTTTTATGAAAAACATGGCTTAAGGGTGCTGCAGAAAATTAATTTCAAAAAACTCGATGTGCCAATGTGGGAAATGGCACGTGAGCCTAATGATGATAAGCTGTAACAAGAGAGAGGGATCTTGTGAAAACAATATGTTGAAGGGAAATGATTGAAGTGAGGGAAGAGTTATTAAGGCCTCTTTGGCAGAGGGTTTTTATTTCCGGATTTGGGTTTGTGGTGGTTACTTTTATTGTGCTGGGGCTAATACGTTATCTGGGACTTGCTTTTTACGGCATTAATTTCGTAACAATTGGTTTTCTGATAATGTGGATTATGCCATTTGTTTTCCTTTCCGCCGGTGGCAGAAAGAAGATAGGGATTAAAAAGCCTGAAAGCTGGCTGTGGGTGTTGATATCTTTTGTTATTGGTGCAGTTGTGGCTGGGGCTATATATTTCCTGGGTTTTGTGCTATATGGGACCGGACCTGAAAATTGGGGGATGACCGTTGCATATGAGTATATGGCAGGGCAGGATGCTGTGTTTGAGCCGGTGGTGTTTGCGGTGGTTACTTTTTTGTCTATGCTCTTTAGCCCTATCGGAGAGGAATTCTATTTTCGGGGTATTATTCATGAGGTATTAGGTGAAAAGCTGTCCAGTTATAAAATGGCGGGTTTTTGGTCCAGTTTTCTTTTTGCTGCCATACATCTTCCTCATCATAATATTTTCTTTACTGCGCAGAGTTTTCTCACCGGGTTTGTGCCGCTTTTCATATGGTTTGCTTTTATGTTTATTGTTTCTTATCTGTTTATCTGGGCCAGAGTTAAAAGCGGTTCAATTCTGGGAGCAATTCTTTGCCACTCAGGCTATATTCTGGGGATGAATCTGTTTGTCTATAATGTTCTGCTGTAGAGGTAAAAAATAGTTGATTGACAAGCCAGGTAAATTTAGGTAGAATATGCGTAGAAAATTCAATAAATATTACAGGTGCCCGCAAGGGAGAATAGGGAACCGGGTGAGAATCCCGGACGGACCCGCCACTGTAAATAGGTAGCTGATACCAAAGCCACTTCATCTGGGGGAAGGCGGTATTTAGCAGTGACCTTAAGTCAGGAGACCTGCCTGTGATAGTTTTGTGTCACCTCGAGGATAGGTGACAGCGAATGGATGATGGAAAAGTCCACGCCTTAGATGCGTGGGCTTTTATTTTTTATCAAAAGGAGGAATTGTGGTGACACAGCTAAGCAAGGCAAGAAGCGGGGAAATTACTCCGGAGATGGAGCAGGTGGCAAAAAAAGAAAATGTGGCATTGGATTTTGTAGCTGAAGGGGTGGCTGCCGGGACAATTGTTATTCCACGCAATGTTAAGCGTAAAAACATTGATCCGGTGGGGATAGGAACGGGACTGACCACAAAGGTAAGTGCCAGCATCGGTGTGTACGGTAAAGAGGGAAGTATTCAGGGAGAGGTTGCCAAGATTCAGGCAGCGGTGGAAGCGGGTACTCATTCCATTATGGACCTTAGTGTGAGCGGTGATATTGATGCCATGCGTAAAGAAACTTTAGCTGTCACGCCAACACCTGTGGGCACATTGCCACTTTACCAGGCTGTGGCGGAGGCCGGGGCCAGGTATGGTTCATCTCTTAAAATGAAAGTTGATGACTTGTTTGAGGTAATCGAGCGGCAGGCAGCCGACGGTGTGGATTTTCTGGCTTTACATAGTGGTACCACAATGGATATTGTCAAGCGGGCCAAGCAGGAAGGCCGTATTGATCCTTTGGTGAGTTACGGTGCTTCCCATTTGATTGGCTGGATGATTCACAATGAACAGGAAAACCCGCTGTATGAGCAGTATGACCGGGTTTTGGAAATTGCCAGGAAATATGATGTGACCGTTAGCCTGGCTGATGGGATGCGTCCGGGATGTTTGGCAGATTCCCTTGATGCTGCTCAGGTTCAGGAGATGGTGGTTCTGGGAGAGCTGGTACGCAGGGCCCGCGAGGCCGGCGTACAGATCATGGTAAAAGGGCCGGGGCATGTGCCGCTAAACCAGTTAAAGACCACCGTTATGCTGCAAAAGAGTTTGTGTAAAGGCGCTCCTTACTTTGTGTTTGGGCCGGTGGTGACAGATGTGGCGGCAGGATATGATCATATCAGTGCGGCCATAGGCGGGGCTATCAGTGCCTGGGCCGGCGCGGAATTTTTGTGTTACGTCACCGCTTCGGAGCATCTGGGTTTGCCTGACCTGGAGCAGGTACGGGAAGGTGTTGTGGCATCCCGGATTGCTGCGCACTCTGCCGATTTGGCCAAAGGCCTCCCCGGTGCAGCAGAGTGGGATTTGGAACTGTCCAAAGCCAGAAAACAGTTGGACTGGCAAAAGCAGATTGAGTTGGCCATTGACCCTAAAAAAGCGGAGTATATGAGAAGAACCAGAAGTGAGGAAACCACTAAGGGTTGTGCTATGTGCGGTAAATATTGTGCCATGGATGTGGTGTCCGGTTATTTGGGTGTATCTAAACAAGTTTGCTAAAGAGAGGATGATAGATATGACTTTGGTACTGGCGGCACGTGCAGGTAAGATTACGCCGGAAATGGAATGGGTGGCTTCCCGGGAAAATGTAGATGTTACTGTGATTCAAAAAGGTTTGGCGGAAGGCACCATTGTGATACCCAGAAATATTTTGCGAAAAGACTTTAATTATACGGGAATCGGGCAGGGGCTAAGGATCAAGGTTAATGCGTTAATTGGCACATCCAGTGACCGCATAGATTGGGAAATGGAAGAAAGAAAGCTTGCCAATGTAGAGGAGGTAGGCTGTGATGCCCTGATGGATTTAAGCACCGGAGGGGATATAGACGGCATGCGGCGTCTGATCCTGAGTAAAGCAAATATTGCGGTGGGTAGTGTGCCGGTTTATCAGGCGGCGGTGGAGGCCATAGAGAGCCGCGGCAGTATCGTTGATATGACAGCAGATGACATGTTTGCGTCCATAGAAAAACATGCCGCCGACGGTGTTGATTTCATGGCTATTCATACCGCCCTTAATTTCGATGTTATCAAGAGGTTACAGACTTCAGGCCGTGTAACCGATGTGGTGAGCCGCGGCGGTGCTTTCCTTACAGGCTGGATGCTGCATAATGAACTGGAGAATCCGCTCTATGAACAGTTTGACCGTCTGCTGGAGATTCTGAAAAAATATGATGTGACTTTAAGTATGGGTGATGCCATTCGGCCCGGCTCCACAGCCGACTCCCTGGACGGTGCCCAGCTTGAGGGGCTGATTGTGGCGGGAGAATTGGTTGCCCGGGCACAGGAGGCGGGAATACAGGTGATGGTGGAAGGGCCCGGCCATGTTCCCATGAACCATATCGAGGCCACCATGTTATTGCAGAAGCGGGTCTGCCACGGTGCACCGTACTTTATTCTCGGCAATCTGGCCACTGATGTGGCGCCGGGCTACGACCACATCACTGCAGCCATCGGCGGCGCTCTGGCCGGTGCAACCGGTGCAGATTTTCTCTGCTATGTAACTCCGGC
Encoded proteins:
- a CDS encoding nucleoid-associated protein; translation: MNETSIAINKAILHIIDPNFDFPFLSNVELDKEGEVWDFLENHLRKSFASDSIRAGRFSDDDYETKLLVESISDDSFVSVSAELAKVLFNLVKKFSLPPSDLIFTLVKINQEEHLAILKFNYKETYIHYIENSGDSTHNKLIKQKTTLPSETQKVDECIFVNLHNLDIKILEKSYEIDGEKEFYLSTRFLKCANDLSTKEKVAILTKSVRKVCKKYSDDDFDKVVEFQTAVSESAEESNAVQISQVANAVFKEPGLQKEYLEEVQKAGLKEDVVHISEESSTLKRLGRNKIKTNTGIEINFPSHCYSDKDMIDFINNPDGTISILIKNVSIENKK
- a CDS encoding GNAT family N-acetyltransferase, with protein sequence MSTLYRLTKDDIPRAVECLKDAFKDDPLWAEVFRDDPNRERSLTNFFTIPLLYGMKYGKACATSQEIEGVAVWFPGKYANLSMWRLLLSGALPYGAKMGKETLRNLAIVSNQLGPDRKKLMKNKSYQYLMIIGVRGNTQGRGLGSKLMEEIKGDCDKKELHLYLETEKEENIAFYEKHGLRVLQKINFKKLDVPMWEMAREPNDDKL
- a CDS encoding CPBP family intramembrane glutamic endopeptidase, with the protein product MIEVREELLRPLWQRVFISGFGFVVVTFIVLGLIRYLGLAFYGINFVTIGFLIMWIMPFVFLSAGGRKKIGIKKPESWLWVLISFVIGAVVAGAIYFLGFVLYGTGPENWGMTVAYEYMAGQDAVFEPVVFAVVTFLSMLFSPIGEEFYFRGIIHEVLGEKLSSYKMAGFWSSFLFAAIHLPHHNIFFTAQSFLTGFVPLFIWFAFMFIVSYLFIWARVKSGSILGAILCHSGYILGMNLFVYNVLL
- the thiC gene encoding phosphomethylpyrimidine synthase ThiC, producing the protein MTQLSKARSGEITPEMEQVAKKENVALDFVAEGVAAGTIVIPRNVKRKNIDPVGIGTGLTTKVSASIGVYGKEGSIQGEVAKIQAAVEAGTHSIMDLSVSGDIDAMRKETLAVTPTPVGTLPLYQAVAEAGARYGSSLKMKVDDLFEVIERQAADGVDFLALHSGTTMDIVKRAKQEGRIDPLVSYGASHLIGWMIHNEQENPLYEQYDRVLEIARKYDVTVSLADGMRPGCLADSLDAAQVQEMVVLGELVRRAREAGVQIMVKGPGHVPLNQLKTTVMLQKSLCKGAPYFVFGPVVTDVAAGYDHISAAIGGAISAWAGAEFLCYVTASEHLGLPDLEQVREGVVASRIAAHSADLAKGLPGAAEWDLELSKARKQLDWQKQIELAIDPKKAEYMRRTRSEETTKGCAMCGKYCAMDVVSGYLGVSKQVC
- the bzaB gene encoding B12 lower ligand biosynthesis ThiC-like protein BzaB is translated as MTLVLAARAGKITPEMEWVASRENVDVTVIQKGLAEGTIVIPRNILRKDFNYTGIGQGLRIKVNALIGTSSDRIDWEMEERKLANVEEVGCDALMDLSTGGDIDGMRRLILSKANIAVGSVPVYQAAVEAIESRGSIVDMTADDMFASIEKHAADGVDFMAIHTALNFDVIKRLQTSGRVTDVVSRGGAFLTGWMLHNELENPLYEQFDRLLEILKKYDVTLSMGDAIRPGSTADSLDGAQLEGLIVAGELVARAQEAGIQVMVEGPGHVPMNHIEATMLLQKRVCHGAPYFILGNLATDVAPGYDHITAAIGGALAGATGADFLCYVTPAEHLGLPTEQDVRDGAIAAQIAAHVADLAKGNKQAWERDLQMARARVALDTDRQIELSIDPEKSRAAFSQKGAGGHCAACGEECASDVAAKYFGIG